DNA from Elaeis guineensis isolate ETL-2024a chromosome 2, EG11, whole genome shotgun sequence:
ATGTTACAAAGAAAAATTTACTTGTGATTACAACTTGAATTGATGATCCTCGATTGCCATGAGCTTATCAAATAGAACACCAGAGTTCAGAGTCTACCTGCACTTCTATAGTACCATACGCCCGACTAACCTATTAGTTTTCTATCATTTTGtactttttcttctaaaaaatttagtGGCGGATCATTTCATAAAAATGCTTGTAATTATGCGATAGGATCTCATTGTCCCCCACCTGCCAAATTCTCGATCTACCTGTAACATGTCCATTCATGAAAGCTTCCAAAATTACCAACATGAAAAAAGCAAAAGGTTGTCCCACGAGTTCAATAGATTATTTGAGTCCCGACGGACAACCCGTATGTCATTTGGAGTCCTATCGACGAGATGATCTAGATTCATTTGAGAGCCTCGTCGACCCATCGTGTCTTTCTCGATCTATTCAAACGCGTCCTCCACGATCCCACAAATCCAGGAAAAGCTAAGAGGTGGTGGTTGTCACCAATTAAATCCGGTTTGCGtttcaaacaaacaaacaaaatggagaagtggagggagatgGTTAGGCCAACGGTTAGTTCCCTGATACCCTTGGAACGGAAGCAAATCGTTAGATTTTTGGTCACCATCTCGACCCAACTCCCTACCTTCCTTTCCCTTCAATCCCACCTTACCAGTATTCAACTTAACAAGACCCACATGTGTAGCTTATATTTCATCTTGCCGTAGAAGAATTTGTCAGTTCCGTTCCTCTTCATCTCTTACCCCAACGAAGGAGTATTCTAAATTCCTCAGTGGTCTCAAATTCAAAATCTCAAGCCTTCCAAACAAAGCAGTAAACTATTATTCATCGTAGGATCTCCAATGCAGTCCTCGGAGGAGATGGGACCTTTGAGAGATTCCTAGCCAATCTTCTGTAAGAACTGGGAATTTTGGTGGTGGTCCTTCGGCTTCTAGGAAGCACTGTTATCTGGATGAACACCCGTTACTACTTCCCACCCACATATACACCATCTCTGGCCAGAGAAGGCCAGATGCCGATCATGGAGGGCCACCAGAATGCAGCCCGATCTCTGCCTCTCGCATTCCTAATGAGGATGGTTATGAGGATGTCTAGAGCCAGATGGTTCAGCTTCCTGAGAAGAGTCTTTCAGTATCAGAACGGGTCGAGGTCCGATTTAGTCTCGAACCCATTCAATTCCAACCCATGGTTGGCCCTTGAGTTCCTACTTCTGGTATTCCAGATAGTTGTCATCACAGTAACGATGGCCGTATCTCAGAAGGAGAATCCAGTTTGGCCTCTCAGAATCTGGCTGTCTGGGTACAACCTGGGGAATCTCCTCAGCTTTCCCCTTCTATATTGGCGTTACCGCCACTCTAACGTCAGCCATGTCTCTGATTTAGAGCAGCAGATGAACACCGAGGAATCGAGGTAATCTTTCCATCCACGAATGAAGGAAAATTCTTATTTAATTCAGCCGAACTTTATGCCAACATATCTACCGTTATGTGTACCAGAAGTTCTAATTTGATGAACAAGTCCAGGACGCTCCTCGAGCTATTTTTTGCGATATGGTTCGTGATGGGCAATGTATGGATGTTCGACTCCCGGAATGGGTCCTTCGACAGAGCACCAAAGCTGCATGTCCTTTGCCTGACGCTACTTGCTTGGAATGCTATTGTCTACTCCTTCCCCTTCCTGCTGTTTGTGCTGCTCTGCTGCTGTGTCCCGTTTATAAGTAACACGCTAGGATATAACATGAACTTGGCTTCTGCGGACCGAGGAGCCTCTGATGATCAGATATCGAGGCTACCCCACTGGCAATTCAAAAAAGTCGAGCCTATGAGTGACACTGCAAGCGAGAACACAGTAAGTTGGATGACCGCAAACATTCTTTGGATCATCAGAAAGAACCTTTATGGTAGCAATCCACAGGTCTGTATGACTATTTGATgttgtttgatttttcttttcttttttttttttgtgtgggcAGGAGTGTTGCATATGTCTAGCCAAGTATAGAGACAGGGAGGAGGTGAGACAACTGCCGTGCTCGCATCTTTTCCATCTACGATGTGTTGATCAATGGCTGAGAATCATATCTTCTTGTCCTCTGTGCAAGCAAGAGCTAGAGAAATAACGCAGaagagagccggatttcaccttcTTGTTTGTTGAACCATATATGTTTATaaggtttttctttttttctttgttttgtaaatatttttttttttttttttgttgatctaATTGAGATAGCAGGTCCACACCAAGACAAATTATAGTTTTTTTAGACGTGAATGAGAGAATTACTTATACAACCTAGTTTTCATGCGCCATGCTGACTCACAAGAATTAGTGCATACATCATACATGACATTATgggttacaaaaaaaaaataaaaataaaaaattgtgaAGTATTCATGATATAAGATCTCTTGGATGCATTTAATTGAAAGTGATTGATTAATCATTTttcattttattaattatttctcCTGTATAAGTCCTAGTATTGCAAGGAAAGGTGCCTATCTATGGCTGTACGGCTTTTAAAAGAATTAAGCGTTGCAATAGGGGTATTGTGGTCTTTCTTCCACTCCTAGAGCTACAGCATTGCTCCCAACCAAAGGTAGCACGGGAATATCTTGTATTGTGCTTGTATCGACAATAGAaagatctgaaaaattatggagcTGTTTAAAgccttgtagttgaagttggactGTAGCTTGAGTGGAActgttacatcaaaaaaaaaaaaaaaaactttaagtGGAACTGCAATTTCTTATATTTAGAAGAGACTTTGAAGAAAAAATGGGACATTTCTATTGAGCACCTTACAAGCACAATATCAGGTTGAAGCACTCAAAGTACATGGATATGAAGGTGTTGTAAACAAGGTCTATAGAAGAGATGTGAAACAAAGCAGAAGTTTGGTATGAGACGAGGTTAAGGTGGGGCAATGGGGAGGAGGGAGATGATGACATAAAGTGAGATATTAAGTCTTTGTTAGAGATAGAATAAAGAgattcttttcaatatatatatatatatatatatatatatatatatatatatatatatatatatattcaaacaaCACTAAGTCATCTCACGATCATTTTGAATGCAATCGACCTACTGCAAGATTGCCCAGAATTGTAACCCAACATGTAACTCAATATTTAATTCGAGTTGTAAGCATCCAAATAAATAGGCGGGCCCGCATCTGCACTTTAAGCTACGTTCGCCTCCGCTTGCGTAGGACTCCAAACAACCCCTATATCACAATGACATTCTAGCAAAATTATCAATTCCAATCTAATCTATTGAATAAATAAGTCAAAAACTTGAAACCAAACACAACCAACCTgttagatataatttaatatatttaggTGGTGTTTGGTAATccaaataggatcatcatggtgATATAAAATCACCAATGATCCAAATCCTGAAGTGATTTGATTCTTAATGATCAAATATCACTATTTTTGATAGACCATAATTCAGTGATTAAAAATCTCCAAATATCCACAAGTAACTTGTTTAGTAACCTATAGAAATCTAAAATTACTGTTTATATAATACCAAAACCATCCCTCATATATTCCATAAAAtagatttattaataatataaaatatattataataaaatattaatatatttatcaatGTATTAACTATTAATATATTCTATAAAGATATATTTATTGATCATTAAATtattaatcttataaaaatatattaattattattatagaattaatatttttatttatatttacaatatattatttattaacacAAATATTTATTTCGATTAAAAAGTAagataaatagaagtaatatattaaataattttattacataaatataaagtaaaataagatatttttattctaatttcaaattaacattgaatcataatatgacaatattatgactaataatatatattaaaaatataatatataatataatataatatattgatatataaatttttttcattagattgagaaatattttttatccTCAAATTTCAACTTAAGATCACTAACCAAGAATCTTAAATTCTCCACTTCAAGGATGAATATCCCATCACTAAATTGGACGATGATTTGAAGAGTGTAGATAATTTATAATTACTACCATGTAAGATCATCATAGTATAACCAAATATTGTAATCCCATTACCCCCACTCACATCATCTTTGATCTTGGATTGCAATTGAAACCAGAATCAGAATAGCCATAACCTTAAAATATTTGATCTTGGATTGCAATTGGAACCATAATCAAAATAGCCATAACCTTAAAATATTTGGTCTATGATTGGCTATATCTCTAAAGTATTTGATTCgtgattgaaattaaaatcaaaatgaaGATTTGAATCTTTAAAGAAGAGCTGAGATTGAGTTTTAgaaggattgaaatattttcatttcaTCCCCAAATGGAATAGAACTCTCTTCAACCAAATAATTCAAATGGGAATCATATATTCCCATTCCAGCCCCAACTCCTTTCAACCAAAACCCCCCTCAATCCATTTTATCCATCACATCAAAAGACACACCATTAACTGTGCCCAAAATAAAGGACACACCATTAACCTATCAAAATGACTCGACAGAATTAAATTCGACCTAAAAACTTTTTATTAGTTCTTAATGTAGTTCTTGCATACTCGATCCTAAGATGCAATGCTGCTCAAAGTCTGCAACAGTGCTCAGTCACAATCAATCTAAAGGGGGCTCACATAATGCAAGAAAACAAATTTCATACTATAATCAATTGGCCATATTCACCAAATCTTCATGAAGCCAACAAATTCCACGAAAATGCAAGGAAGAGAGTGAGGTAGAAAGAGAATCATGCATCCACCACCAAATATGAGATGCTATATTTGTAACACATGAACGATAAAAAAACAAAAGAATTTTATGGCACATGCAAGGTAGAAAGACCTTTATACTTGGTACCAAACTCAAAGACGAAGGTCTTAGAATGAAATCTATACCATGTCACACAATTTACAAGGTCtaattctaatatatatatatatatatataaccctcTCTCTGTCCTTCCTGTTACAAGAAAGACATTAGACTGGTCCAATTCCATAATCTCGGAAATGAAGCAACCACACACAAAATCCCTTGCCAATGGCATGAGATGCTTAAAATTCAGTTAGGCTTCAATTTTTCAAAAACAAATGGGCTGTGATTTAGATTTAC
Protein-coding regions in this window:
- the LOC105046131 gene encoding E3 ubiquitin-protein ligase At1g63170 isoform X2; translation: MNTRYYFPPTYTPSLAREGQMPIMEGHQNAARSLPLAFLMRMVMRMSRARWFSFLRRVFQYQNGSRSDLVSNPFNSNPWLALEFLLLVFQIVVITVTMAVSQKENPVWPLRIWLSGYNLGNLLSFPLLYWRYRHSNVSHVSDLEQQMNTEESRTLLELFFAIWFVMGNVWMFDSRNGSFDRAPKLHVLCLTLLAWNAIVYSFPFLLFVLLCCCVPFISNTLGYNMNLASADRGASDDQISRLPHWQFKKVEPMSDTASENTECCICLAKYRDREEVRQLPCSHLFHLRCVDQWLRIISSCPLCKQELEK
- the LOC105046131 gene encoding E3 ubiquitin-protein ligase At1g63170 isoform X1; its protein translation is MNTRYYFPPTYTPSLAREGQMPIMEGHQNAARSLPLAFLMRMVMRMSRARWFSFLRRVFQYQNGSRSDLVSNPFNSNPWLALEFLLLVFQIVVITVTMAVSQKENPVWPLRIWLSGYNLGNLLSFPLLYWRYRHSNVSHVSDLEQQMNTEESRSSNLMNKSRTLLELFFAIWFVMGNVWMFDSRNGSFDRAPKLHVLCLTLLAWNAIVYSFPFLLFVLLCCCVPFISNTLGYNMNLASADRGASDDQISRLPHWQFKKVEPMSDTASENTECCICLAKYRDREEVRQLPCSHLFHLRCVDQWLRIISSCPLCKQELEK